One region of Candidatus Methylomirabilota bacterium genomic DNA includes:
- a CDS encoding NAD+ synthase — MRRFRIGLAQINPTVGDFEGNVRKILEGVERSRQLGCALVAFPELAIPGYPPEDLVFKPAFIEANLRSLDEVTRASRGLTVVVGFIDRRDDVFNAAAVLHDGQLAGIYHKQYLPNYGVFDEDRYFQAGTETPVFTLGDTTFAVNICEDIWYPAGPATAQALAGAELVVTINGSPYHAGKAHFREKMVATRAADDLVCMAFLNIVGGQDELVFDGASLIVNERGDVVARGRQFEEDFVVADLDLDAVFRARLHDSRRRKEKLRAGGQVTRVALAPLAPPATLPALTPREVPTLAPVAEIFQALVLGTRDYVRKNGFKRVVIGLSGGIDSSLVAAIAVEALGKENVAGVTMPSPYSSAGTRGDARRLAKNLGIEFLTLPISDIFRAYKRALAKPFKGLREDAAEENIQARIRGTLLMALSNKFGWLVLTTGNKSEIGVGYSTLYGDMAGGFAVIKDVPKTLVYEVARHVNERAGRNLIPESVFTRAPSAELRPDQTDQDTLPPYPVLDAILEAYVEEDRRVADIVALGFDAETVGKVVRMVDGNEYKRRQGPIGVKITPRAFGRDWRLPIVNRFRQS; from the coding sequence ATGAGGCGGTTCCGGATCGGGCTCGCCCAGATCAATCCCACCGTGGGGGATTTCGAGGGGAACGTCCGGAAGATCCTGGAGGGGGTGGAGCGGAGCCGGCAGCTGGGTTGCGCCCTGGTGGCCTTCCCCGAGCTGGCCATCCCCGGCTACCCGCCGGAAGACCTGGTCTTCAAGCCGGCCTTCATCGAAGCCAACTTGCGGTCGCTGGACGAGGTGACGCGCGCCAGCCGCGGCCTCACCGTGGTCGTCGGTTTCATCGACCGGCGCGACGACGTCTTCAACGCTGCCGCCGTCCTGCACGACGGGCAGCTGGCGGGGATCTATCACAAACAGTACCTGCCCAACTACGGCGTCTTCGATGAGGACCGCTATTTCCAGGCCGGCACCGAGACGCCCGTCTTCACCCTGGGCGACACCACGTTCGCCGTGAACATCTGCGAGGACATCTGGTATCCGGCAGGGCCGGCCACGGCGCAGGCGCTGGCCGGCGCCGAGCTCGTGGTCACCATCAACGGCTCGCCCTACCACGCCGGCAAGGCCCACTTCCGGGAGAAGATGGTCGCCACCCGCGCGGCGGACGACCTGGTGTGCATGGCCTTCCTGAATATCGTGGGCGGCCAGGACGAGCTGGTCTTCGACGGAGCCAGCCTCATCGTGAACGAGCGGGGAGACGTGGTGGCGCGGGGCCGCCAGTTCGAGGAGGATTTCGTCGTCGCCGATCTCGATCTCGACGCCGTCTTCCGCGCGCGCCTGCACGATTCCCGCCGCCGTAAGGAGAAGCTCCGGGCCGGGGGGCAGGTCACGCGGGTGGCGCTGGCCCCCCTGGCCCCGCCCGCGACGCTCCCGGCGCTGACGCCGCGGGAGGTGCCGACGCTGGCGCCCGTCGCCGAGATCTTCCAGGCGCTGGTGCTGGGTACGCGCGACTACGTGCGGAAGAACGGCTTCAAGCGGGTGGTGATCGGGCTCAGCGGGGGGATCGACTCCTCGCTGGTCGCCGCCATCGCGGTGGAGGCGCTCGGCAAGGAGAACGTCGCCGGCGTGACGATGCCCTCACCGTACTCTTCCGCCGGCACCCGGGGCGACGCCCGCCGGCTGGCCAAAAACCTCGGAATCGAGTTCCTCACCCTGCCGATCAGCGACATCTTCCGGGCCTACAAGCGGGCGCTGGCCAAGCCCTTCAAGGGGCTGCGGGAGGACGCGGCCGAGGAGAACATCCAGGCGCGCATCCGCGGGACGCTGCTCATGGCCCTCTCGAACAAGTTCGGCTGGCTCGTACTCACGACCGGCAACAAGAGCGAGATCGGCGTGGGCTACTCCACGCTCTACGGCGACATGGCCGGCGGCTTCGCCGTGATCAAGGACGTGCCGAAGACGCTCGTCTACGAGGTCGCCCGCCACGTCAACGAGCGCGCCGGCCGCAACCTGATCCCCGAGAGCGTCTTCACCCGGGCGCCGTCGGCGGAGCTGCGCCCGGACCAGACGGACCAGGACACGCTGCCGCCGTACCCCGTGCTGGACGCGATCCTCGAAGCCTACGTGGAGGAAGACCGGCGGGTCGCCGACATCGTCGCGCTGGGCTTCGACGCGGAAACGGTGGGCAAGGTCGTCCGCATGGTCGACGGCAACGAGTACAAGCGGCGCCAGGGGCCCATCGGGGTCAAGATCACCCCGCGAGCCTTCGGGCGCGACTGGCGACTGCCGATCGTCAACCGCTTCCGCCAGAGCTAG
- a CDS encoding ABC transporter substrate-binding protein: MKRAFVMVLALAILATAAVSAPGQSKDTLTVALVSIIDTLDPHMHFERVGILININMFDSLLHKNAKLEYEPSLATSWKALSDTVWEVKLRKGVKFHNGDTMTAEDVKYSFDRVTEPGKEKKRSPQYGNIRAIKEVRIVNPDTIHIVTDKPFPLLLERLVFFPIVPKQHIEKVGDQAFGESATVGTGPWKLLEYKRGHHIRLEAFDQHWRGKPAFKHLTIRGIPEVATQVAELKTGGVDIIRNVSADLVPDLKAHPQTSISSAPILRTHYVHLDMRTEPFNRKLVRQAANYAIDREAIVQKMMAGLGRVVPTVVHPAVFGYDASVTPYAYDPKKAQALLAQAGYPNGVDITLHSSFVEFRPVFEAITQMLTDVGIRTNARMWDPGPAWNKYFQGEGKATHGYYGSWGYYSVFDADAILHPLYHTEPGGWVGKWYIRVEGLDQLVDQARSTVDQAVRKRTYSQIQRLIKEEAPSIFLFHQFDTLGVSKRVEYQARGDEWLWLFDARPKR; encoded by the coding sequence ATGAAACGAGCCTTCGTGATGGTCCTGGCCCTGGCGATCCTCGCCACCGCCGCCGTTTCGGCCCCGGGCCAATCCAAGGACACGCTCACGGTCGCGCTGGTCTCCATCATCGACACCCTGGACCCCCACATGCACTTCGAGCGGGTCGGGATCCTGATCAACATCAACATGTTCGACTCGCTGCTGCACAAGAACGCCAAGCTCGAGTACGAGCCGTCGCTCGCCACCTCCTGGAAGGCGCTCAGCGACACGGTGTGGGAGGTCAAGCTGCGCAAGGGCGTCAAATTCCACAACGGCGACACCATGACCGCCGAGGACGTGAAGTACTCGTTCGATCGCGTGACCGAACCGGGCAAGGAAAAGAAGCGCTCGCCCCAGTACGGCAACATCCGGGCCATCAAGGAGGTCCGGATCGTCAATCCCGACACCATCCACATCGTGACCGACAAACCCTTCCCGCTCCTCCTGGAGCGGCTGGTCTTCTTCCCCATCGTGCCCAAGCAGCACATCGAGAAGGTCGGCGATCAGGCCTTCGGCGAGTCGGCCACGGTGGGCACCGGCCCCTGGAAGCTCCTCGAGTACAAGCGCGGCCACCACATCCGCCTGGAGGCCTTCGACCAGCACTGGCGCGGCAAGCCGGCCTTCAAGCACCTGACCATCCGGGGCATCCCCGAGGTGGCCACCCAGGTCGCGGAGCTGAAGACCGGCGGCGTCGACATCATTCGCAACGTCTCCGCCGATCTCGTGCCCGACCTCAAGGCCCACCCGCAGACGTCCATCAGCTCGGCGCCGATCCTCCGCACGCACTACGTCCACCTCGACATGCGGACGGAGCCGTTCAACCGGAAGCTCGTGCGCCAGGCGGCGAACTACGCGATCGACCGCGAGGCGATCGTGCAGAAGATGATGGCGGGGCTCGGCCGCGTGGTGCCGACCGTCGTCCACCCGGCGGTGTTCGGCTACGACGCCTCGGTGACCCCTTACGCGTACGATCCCAAGAAGGCCCAGGCGCTCCTGGCCCAGGCCGGATACCCGAACGGAGTCGACATCACGCTGCACAGCTCCTTCGTGGAGTTCCGTCCGGTCTTCGAGGCCATCACCCAGATGCTGACCGACGTGGGGATCCGGACCAACGCCAGGATGTGGGACCCGGGCCCGGCCTGGAACAAGTACTTCCAGGGAGAGGGCAAGGCGACCCATGGTTACTACGGGAGCTGGGGCTACTACTCGGTGTTCGACGCCGATGCCATTCTGCACCCGCTCTACCACACCGAGCCGGGTGGCTGGGTCGGCAAGTGGTATATCCGCGTCGAGGGGCTCGACCAGCTCGTCGATCAGGCCCGCTCGACCGTCGATCAGGCCGTGCGGAAGCGAACGTACTCGCAGATCCAGCGGCTGATCAAGGAGGAGGCGCCGAGCATCTTCCTCTTCCACCAGTTCGATACGCTCGGCGTGTCCAAGAGGGTCGAGTACCAGGCCCGCGGCGATGAGTGGCTGTGGCTGTTCGACGCCAGGCCGAAGCGGTAG
- a CDS encoding ABC transporter permease, with the protein MTALLVRRVIRLLVVCLGVSLVTFSILHASGDPVSLVMPEAPEADRVVLRQALGLDDPLAIQFLRFFGNVATGNFGNSFFHRTPALPLVLERMPATLTLTVLAMALALAVAVPVGIYSAVRRNSLVDHVATVVVFLGQSMPVFWTGIMLILLFAVQWRVLPVSGWESWSAVVLPAITLGTFSAPLLLRIVRSSMLEVVHLDYVRTARAKGVSEWVVILRHALKNAALPLVTVAGLQFGLLLGGAVITESVFAVPGVGRLIVSSIRQLDFPVVQAAVFFLAMIIVAVNFVVDMLYIYLNPQIRVR; encoded by the coding sequence GTGACGGCTCTGCTCGTGCGCCGGGTCATCCGCCTGCTGGTGGTGTGCCTCGGCGTCTCGCTCGTGACCTTCTCGATCCTGCACGCCAGCGGCGACCCGGTCTCGCTGGTGATGCCGGAGGCGCCCGAGGCCGACCGGGTGGTCCTCCGTCAGGCGCTGGGGCTCGACGATCCGCTGGCCATTCAATTCTTGAGATTCTTCGGCAACGTGGCGACCGGCAATTTCGGCAACTCCTTCTTTCACCGCACGCCGGCCCTGCCCCTGGTGCTCGAGCGCATGCCGGCGACCCTGACGCTCACCGTGCTGGCCATGGCCTTGGCCCTGGCGGTGGCTGTGCCCGTGGGGATCTACAGCGCCGTCCGCCGGAACTCCCTGGTCGACCACGTGGCCACCGTGGTGGTGTTCCTGGGTCAGTCGATGCCCGTGTTCTGGACCGGAATCATGCTGATCCTCCTCTTCGCCGTCCAGTGGCGGGTCCTGCCGGTCTCGGGCTGGGAGAGCTGGTCGGCGGTGGTGCTCCCGGCCATCACCCTGGGGACGTTCTCGGCGCCCCTCCTCCTGCGCATCGTCCGCTCCAGCATGCTGGAAGTCGTCCACCTCGACTACGTGCGGACGGCGCGAGCCAAAGGGGTCTCCGAGTGGGTGGTGATCCTCCGGCACGCGCTCAAGAACGCGGCGCTCCCGCTGGTGACGGTGGCTGGCCTGCAGTTCGGCCTGCTCCTCGGCGGCGCCGTCATCACCGAAAGTGTGTTCGCCGTGCCCGGCGTCGGCCGCCTGATCGTGAGCTCCATCCGCCAGCTCGATTTCCCCGTGGTGCAGGCCGCCGTCTTCTTCCTGGCCATGATCATTGTCGCCGTCAACTTCGTCGTCGACATGCTCTACATCTACCTGAACCCCCAGATCCGGGTCCGGTAG
- a CDS encoding ABC transporter permease produces MAVGTLPQESLGLPAAAPQTRERSRAWRKLARNPMALAGGVILLVVVGAALAAPWVAPHDPAKQSLIRRFSPPVWAAGGHSAHVLGTDQVGRDILSRIIHGARLSLLVGVSAVVVSLVLGVALGLLSGYVGGRVDTVIMTVVDVTLSFPQLLLALAFVAALGPSLVTIIVVLGLTGWERYARVVRAEVLALREKDFIEAARALGLGSTRTLVRHVLPNTFSSITVLSTLQVAQAILQEAALSFLGVGSGRTYPTWGQMIALGRDFVTVAWWLPTFPGLAILMTVLAINLVGDRLRDALDPRV; encoded by the coding sequence ATGGCCGTCGGCACCCTGCCCCAGGAAAGCCTCGGCCTGCCCGCAGCGGCGCCGCAAACGCGCGAGCGGTCGCGGGCCTGGCGCAAGCTGGCCCGCAATCCGATGGCGCTGGCCGGGGGCGTCATCCTCCTCGTCGTGGTCGGCGCCGCCCTGGCGGCGCCCTGGGTGGCTCCGCACGATCCGGCCAAGCAGAGCCTCATCCGTCGCTTCTCGCCGCCGGTGTGGGCGGCGGGCGGACATTCCGCCCACGTGCTCGGCACGGATCAGGTGGGGCGTGACATCCTCAGCCGGATCATCCACGGCGCACGCCTCTCGCTCCTGGTCGGCGTCTCGGCCGTGGTCGTGAGCCTAGTCCTGGGCGTGGCCCTCGGCCTGCTCAGCGGCTACGTCGGCGGCCGGGTCGACACCGTCATCATGACCGTCGTCGACGTCACGCTCTCGTTCCCCCAGCTCTTGCTGGCCCTGGCCTTCGTGGCCGCGCTGGGCCCCAGCCTGGTCACCATCATCGTGGTCCTCGGCCTGACCGGCTGGGAGCGCTACGCCCGCGTCGTGCGGGCCGAGGTGCTGGCCCTGCGGGAGAAGGACTTCATCGAGGCCGCGCGGGCCCTGGGGCTCGGCTCGACCCGCACGCTCGTGCGCCACGTGCTGCCCAACACCTTCTCGTCCATCACCGTGCTGTCGACGCTGCAGGTGGCTCAGGCCATCCTGCAGGAGGCCGCGCTGTCGTTCTTGGGCGTCGGCAGCGGCCGTACGTACCCGACGTGGGGCCAGATGATCGCGCTCGGCCGGGACTTCGTCACGGTGGCCTGGTGGCTGCCCACGTTTCCGGGCCTGGCCATATTGATGACCGTGCTCGCCATCAACCTGGTGGGCGACCGCCTGCGCGACGCCCTCGATCCGCGCGTTTGA